The following nucleotide sequence is from Bactrocera oleae isolate idBacOlea1 chromosome 2, idBacOlea1, whole genome shotgun sequence.
ttgcaattttaatgAGTATGCATAtttgacaagcaatttgtacataatctttttgaccttacaaaattatttctttcgtgaatttttaattttttaaatatctcgcaagattgtagcttatgccctcttgtgcatagttcgcatgacatATGtgtattctgttcggatgtgaaagttttgtaaaagcttctgtttaatttgtttttgctactagcttggggtctattgatgcttctttttaggtcgtgttgaacaatttttgttttaattagttttttatctaccctttcagcgatttcgcactgggtagttagaaagtcattcatttgttgccacggggggcatttctttcgtgatgagagcaatttttctggtaatgcggtggtgcatatgtttaccagtataggaccacagctgtctgtgggaatattttgtgtcgataaaaccgacaaacagtttgaaacagtggattgtagtcttataaactcttcactggtttctttttgaatcttaagcaagtttattagtgtcgttacttgtttatcgaccaatattctttcattgtcatatctggattttagagcttcccaagccaaattgaaattttcgtcaATAAGTgagaactgtttgactattacgcctgcttaaccttctgttttgtatcggaggtgatacaatttttgcgcttttgataatttcggatggttgatgtaaacggctgtaaacatgacCCGGAAGGATGggcattcttcataacctccaagaaatgtttctgtgtcacatgtgggcacctcgaggtggatgcctgaacttgcctcttgattttgtacttgtggcagctctactctcggatgtggagtaggtgcaatagattttattatctttaactgatcggagatcataacttttgtagcttcgtactggtctaagcagttttcattattggcgaaagccgaGGTTTTAAATTTTGTGGTAGATCCGCTTGATTaagattttggtttttttatttttaataatgattctgagttgtcttgaatcggtgaagatgaaaacctagtgcagtatctaattaacctgtcactttctgaaataaatatagcaacctgttttgagcgtgtagctccaGGTGTATGTTGTTTGTTATCAAcattatatgtttaaataagtgtcaaaaggaattaaaattttctcagtgtatacTGATTTGAATAAAGCAATAAAGTTTATTACTCTTTTCGgtaaataagtatttgttatttatattatattagtaaaacatttattaatacagtttggtatttacttgcaatattattattgttattattagatatacaatatacatatacatattttttttcatgaaaccgcacttgtaattattaatactttttatgtccttgtGTTGAAGAATGTAGGTATCTCCTAATATTGACTTGTTTGTACGGAGTTAGGTTCttttgcaattgagagctcgttgaagagatcaatgcgctttgtacataagtatgcacgaattgttgtgcgtatgtatgtatgtgcttatttttgtttttttatgcaattgagagctcgtttttgtttgctaaagaacaaggggtattgccggttAATTGCCTATGATGACTTTGaatgtatgtaaaattgtaaataccaatatatgtaacatatgtatgtaagtacgttgttgggaattttttttttgtatattgtgtttaataatttaaatttttaacaaattcgtttatcatatatttgttttattgccgtttgataatattcgaaatttatgataattgtttcttttttttaaatggatattaaataaatttattaggtCCCAAAATAGGGtataacccttatgttagtaaccaactttaccgacgtcttttagcaaccgcGTACTGGGGTACGATctgagtattaaaaattttgtttattttatcaatttaaagaaaaaaaaataacaacatagCATCGTGAGTGACATCTGAAACCTATTTGGGACACCCCAGGTAGTCGAACGGCTTTTATTGTTCGGAGCCGAGCTGATGTCGTTCgagagagaaagaaaaactcaaggttatttctttgttttctatCGCGCAGAGTTGTTAGATTCGAGCATTTTTGAGTATGTAACAGatttttggtgggatcagacgAGTTTCATTTGGTGTTCTCTTGACAGTGAAAAATAAAGCTATGGAACAATTATCGAGAGCTGACTATGCTCGGTAAGTAAacgttacatatatttaacatttgtaaatattttaattacaatatttaaatacaatgtatatcacataatatttaatttattaggttAAGTGCAACCGAAAGGAAACTACTTGAAGAACACGGCAGAGATTCGAGTAGGGTTTCTGTTAGCGATGACGAAGACTGGATTCCAGCAAAAAGAGCTAGACATCAAAATCAACAAGATAATTCAGTGAGTGACGAACCAGAAGATTCTGAAGATACAGAAGAAATCGCAGAAGATAATTCAGCAGTAGAAGAAGAAGTTGAGAGTAGCGAGAGTGAGGATGATGACAATGAAGTAGAAACAGCTGCGCCTAAAggtagtaaaatatttgttcttggcaaagattaaaataataattctttttcTTAAGCTCAAGAACCATCTGGGAGTTTTATTGCCAAAGATAAAACAGTGTGGAACAAAACTCCACCAACTCAGCACAGACTGTTGCTCATAATGTTCTACGCCAGCGGAGTGGGCCTCATCGCACTACGGAAACGTTGTCAATTAGcgagactttcaaaaaaaattttacctacGAAATGGTTGATATAATCGTCCACCACACTAATAAAAAAGCTGAAACACTTTTTCAAGAGTACAATGCTAACCATACAAACTCACATCATCAATGGAAGCCCGTTACGATACCCGAAATTTATTCGTTCTTCGATATCTTGATTTGTGCTGGAGCAAATAATTCGAAACGACAGAACGTCGTCAATTTATGTGCAAACTTAGTGAAGAACTAGCATTGCCGATGATTGAACATCGCACGGCGAATCCACAAGTAATGCGCCACTTCTCAACAAAGATTGCCATTGAAAGTGTAGGCCATATACTGACAGAAACAGTCGTGATAAATCCTGGTCCAGAGATTCCAAAAGTTAAAACCGGCTAGAGAttaagcttatttaaaaaaaaataaataaaaatcgattaaaagaactcacaaatagctttcttttaagttaaaaaacgacgatttgagaaCTTAAAAtccggttactaacataagagATAAAGTTACAGATATATTAACTGccgtttgtttatataaatgtgtatatatacgtatgtatgtatgctcgCACAGCGAAGAGAGCGCAAAAGCGAAGTGAATATTATGGTATTCTCCCGTATGTACTTTGAATATAGTACGTTTGTCAATTTGTAATAAGTTAGCACtgttttatgtttattatgCAGTTTGATAAAGttttgtatatacgtatatatatgtatattaggaatatatgtatgtaggtatattataTGCATTAAGTAAACAAAcgtttatgtatgtttgaagttttcttcttgttttatGTTTACGtaattgtttatgttttataattttgatatgcacttgtgcctttgcttacttagtttATGCAATCCTTCttattgtcttttttttaacataaggggtattgctgtaGAAATGTGCAAGAATatacttaaatttgttttttgtgtttgttaattagtgtatttgaatacacaaaggtaagctagTAGATAGGCattaaataattacatatttgattttatgtatgtgtcaatatattattttattttatttttttctgttttgtgtttaagtgcttttaggtttcgcgcccaatttttgttttagttttttttctgtttttttttctttgcttacaTAGTtctgtatattttgtttttcacatgcACTTTGGTTTTGTCTCTTCACCCACCCCGAGAAATAACACCAAGGCACCCGGACCAAACGAGCTGGTTCGTCAACCACGCGTTAGGATCCAGTAGGAAGAAAACGCACCCTCTATACGTGCGTAACGAGGGAACCTTAGTAGTAAAGAACAAACGGGAGGACACCCCATGCGCCAGGAGGCTAGTAATAAGTAAGCAcctaatattaagaaattttctaagcatttaaataaaacaaactaagagaaaaacctttaaaataaaaaatacttacaggaaaaattttaagaatttaaaaagtattctgttaaaattttctaagcatttaaataaaacaaagtaagaaagaaactgaaaaagaaaaatatttaaagaaaaaagtttaagaatttaCAAAGTattctgttgaaattttctaagcatttaaataaaaaaaaggaaactgaaaaggaaaaaatatttaaagaaaaattttaagaatttaaaatgtattctgTTTTGCGaattactattatttaaattaaaatttaaaacttgtatattTACTAACCCTAAATAATAATAGGCTCGTacagccaataaaaaaaaaataaaaatagaagctGCGATTTATCACCTTC
It contains:
- the LOC118681262 gene encoding uncharacterized protein; this translates as MEQLSRADYARLSATERKLLEEHGRDSSRVSVSDDEDWIPAKRARHQNQQDNSVSDEPEDSEDTEEIAEDNSAVEEEVESSESEDDDNEVETAAPKAQEPSGSFIAKDKTVWNKTPPTQHRLLLIMFYASGVGLIALRKRCQLARLSKKILPTKWLI